The segment CCGATTACCGGATAATCTGATTCCTCGGATAATTCGTGATTGCGTACGAGAATAGTCGAATTATTCTTTCCCGGGAAGGCAGCCATTCCATCATGCATTGCTGGTACCGGGCGCCCGTCAGAGAGTTTGTCTCCCTCTACGGAAAAAATTCGGTACTGAAAACCTCTTGGCAGATTCAAAACACCGCCAGGATCTTGTGTCAGAGGACCATAACCACCAAATGACCCCCTTGATTGATTCGGTGCCGCAAATGCACGATTCCCGGTCAAGGATAGAATACCTGACGCTCCCAAGGCGATAGTTGCTGTACTTACGCCACTCATTTTTAGGAATTTCCGTCTATTCATGTTAGATTCACCATTCATTGTAAATTCCTCCCTTTTATTAATTGGATGCCCTTCTTTTGATGTACTCTATTAATAGATTAACAAGAGAATATTAACTTCCAATATAGATAGTGTTAATTTAATGTTAATTCCTCCAATTTAGACTTTTACTTAAGGTATTACATGTTAAAATAACAAATAGAACGAGGAAGTCTATTACTATTAAATAGAAGGGAATGTGTGTAGATGTTTTCTAGCATTGGTATACCGGGGTTAATTTTAATTTTGGTGATTGCATTAATCATATTTGGACCAAAGAAACTTCCAGAAATCGGAAAAGCAACTGGACAAACGCTGCGTGAATTTAAAAGCTCTGCTGGCGAATTAGTAAAAGATGGTGATGAAGAAGAGAAAAACACTGCTAAGAAGGAAAATAATTAATACTTGTGGGACTGGGGAAGGAGCATGGTGTCGGTTCTTTAAGGGGACAATCGGAAGTTTTGCGATAAAAAGACCACCTGAACATTGATGTCTCTCAAGTTCAGGTGGTCCTCGTGTATTGTACAAGCTCATACGCAAAATTTTTGATTGCCCTAGAAAAATGAAGTCGCGTACTCCAGTATTTTTCTTTCCTGGCTTTTCTTAAAATCATTAGGCTATTACTCGAAAAATCCTTGGTCCAGATAATATGAAAGTCAACCGGAAATGACCGGTTGACCCATATTACGACACGTATAGTAAGGCAATCTGAGTAAGGGGTAAAAGAAAAAGGTCATGAAAACAAACGCTCTTTTAGGGATAATAGTCTATCCACCTATGCAAATGGACCTTTAGAGAATCTTTAACCTTCTTTTTGAACTACATTAACCTGATGCTCATAAGGCATGCTAATTCCATTTTCGTCAAAAGCTTCTTTGAGCGCCTTCCATAACTTCCGCTGAACACCCCATTGCATCATATTCTCCGTTTGAGCCGTGACGCGTAATACAATCTCATGGTTGTCAATAGCCTCTACGCCATCCACATTCGGACCTTCGACAATATCTGCATCTTCTGCCATCTGATCACATACGCCGCGGGCAACTCTGAAGGCTTCATCGATATTATGATCGTAGGAGAAACCTAATTCAACAAGTGCGCGCATGTCGCCGCGTGAATAATTGCTCAGGTTTTCAATATTGCGATTCGGGATAAAATGGAGAATACCATCGTAATCCCGGATTTGGGTGGTTCTCAGACCGATTTCTTCGACGACACCATCCACACCTGCTGTGATAATATAATCACCAACATCGGCCCATTTTTCAGCAAGCAGGAAAAATCCCGTAACAATGTCTGAGACAAGCCCTTGGGCACCAAAACCGATAGCAAGACCGACAACACCCGCACCGGCGATTAGACCACCAATCGGCAGGCCGAAGATACCAAAGATGACAACAATTACAATAAAAATGAGTGTATAAGAAAGAACACTTAACATTAAGCGCTCAAGTACCTGTCCTCTCCCTTCCGTCATTTTTCCGTTTTGTTGCATTTTGTCAAAAGCGCGGGTGACTATACGTTTTCCAACTTTTTTTAAAATACCATAGGCAATCCAGATTAGGATTAATTGTAAGATAATAACGCCGGCATCGCGAAGAACGATACCCCAATCGAAATCTGATATAAAGTTCATTACTGTGACTCCTTTATCCATAAGTTACCTGCACAAGAATAGTATAGTTATCACAAGGAATAACATTCGGGTTTACTCATAGTGTAGACCATTCTTTTAATACCCGCATCTCACGCTATCCAAACATAAAAAAATACTATTTCATGAATAAGATTTGAAAATTGATTCAGACATTTCGGTTACCCAGCCTATTGCCGTATCACTATGGCCATCTTACATAAATTCTATCCCTAGAAAAAACGCGATAAATAGTATAGCAACAATAACAAAAACGATAACTGCTTTATTCATATTTACTTCCTCCTTGTTTTTCATTTTTCCTGCTGTCTAAAACTTCACAACGTTCTCCGTCTCCCCATAATACATATTCTTTATAAGTCATGGCTTTTGGTCTTCGTCCGCAATCCCCGTATGGAACCCCCTTTCTTACGTTTTTCCTATTGACAGTATACAATAAATCATCTAAGGAAGCACGATTCTTTTTGCTTGCTCCCTCGCCCGTACAACCAAAAATTCATTCAGTTCCGGAAGATATGATATAAAGCGTTCTACCAGAATAAAAAAGGAGCACAAGGTCCATCCTCATGCTTCCTCACTTTTTAAAGGTGGTGTATTTCAAAACAAATTTCATAAAATCCTCGAATGAGGGAAAGTATTTTTTGTGTTGGTTATACCACTTTCGAGTTGTTTCTACTAACCAAAAGGGAACAGGTTTCCCGTCAATGATATGATAGTAATCTTCATACGCCTTTTTTAGATGCTCCCAGCGAAAATCATTTCCCTGTTGGACATATTCCGATACATCCAGAATTTTTGCTCTGCCGTCTTGTAATAAAATATTTTTTAAATGAATATCACGTGGATTTAACCCTTTTTGTCGTATATATTCTCTTGCATCTTCCACGTCCTTTATGACCTGCTCCGGAATATGAATCCCCTGTAAGACGCAGTCAAAGAGTGTTTTTCCTTTCTCATAACTTAAAACGAGATATCTATCCGTAGAAGCGAAGCATGTTGAAAAGAAAGGTGCCTCGCCTAAAGCACGGTAGACGTTTTCTTCTGTTTTGATCTTAAAGTCTCTATCCTTGGCATATAGTTTAAATGCGTAAGTTGGCGCATATTGACTTTGAAAAACTGCTGCATCCGTCCCCAAACCAACACACCTTAAACCATCCGAATCACCAGATATTGTTACAGGTTCATTA is part of the Virgibacillus sp. NKC19-16 genome and harbors:
- the tatA gene encoding twin-arginine translocase TatA/TatE family subunit — its product is MFSSIGIPGLILILVIALIIFGPKKLPEIGKATGQTLREFKSSAGELVKDGDEEEKNTAKKENN
- a CDS encoding mechanosensitive ion channel family protein, producing MNFISDFDWGIVLRDAGVIILQLILIWIAYGILKKVGKRIVTRAFDKMQQNGKMTEGRGQVLERLMLSVLSYTLIFIVIVVIFGIFGLPIGGLIAGAGVVGLAIGFGAQGLVSDIVTGFFLLAEKWADVGDYIITAGVDGVVEEIGLRTTQIRDYDGILHFIPNRNIENLSNYSRGDMRALVELGFSYDHNIDEAFRVARGVCDQMAEDADIVEGPNVDGVEAIDNHEIVLRVTAQTENMMQWGVQRKLWKALKEAFDENGISMPYEHQVNVVQKEG
- a CDS encoding serine/threonine protein kinase — translated: MENKWDTAIHSLSQITVSTNPNNEPVTISGDSDGLRCVGLGTDAAVFQSQYAPTYAFKLYAKDRDFKIKTEENVYRALGEAPFFSTCFASTDRYLVLSYEKGKTLFDCVLQGIHIPEQVIKDVEDAREYIRQKGLNPRDIHLKNILLQDGRAKILDVSEYVQQGNDFRWEHLKKAYEDYYHIIDGKPVPFWLVETTRKWYNQHKKYFPSFEDFMKFVLKYTTFKK